In a genomic window of Microterricola viridarii:
- a CDS encoding alpha/beta hydrolase — protein MTALPLDPDAVLWSASEHDRAGRPLLVLLHGYGSNEADLFDLAPYLPLSPVIASLRAPIPMGPGHAWFELGAQPGVPDPQGVTDAARSVLDWLGALTVQPSSVGLLGFSQGGAMALQLMRLEPARFDYAVVLAGFLAGGAQAGDTELGARKPPVFWGRGTADAVISAVAVDRTQAWLPGHTSLTERIYEGLGHSVSQAELADTVAFLNEQYA, from the coding sequence ATGACCGCACTCCCCCTCGACCCCGACGCCGTGCTCTGGTCGGCCAGCGAGCACGACCGCGCCGGGCGCCCGCTGCTCGTGCTGCTGCACGGCTACGGATCGAACGAGGCCGACCTGTTCGACCTGGCCCCGTACCTGCCACTCTCCCCCGTCATCGCCTCGCTGCGCGCGCCGATCCCGATGGGGCCGGGGCACGCCTGGTTCGAGCTGGGCGCGCAGCCCGGCGTCCCCGATCCGCAGGGCGTGACGGATGCCGCCCGCAGCGTGCTCGACTGGCTGGGCGCGCTCACGGTGCAGCCGTCGAGCGTCGGCCTGCTCGGCTTCTCACAGGGCGGCGCCATGGCGCTGCAACTGATGCGGCTGGAGCCGGCCCGCTTCGACTACGCCGTGGTGCTGGCCGGGTTCCTGGCCGGAGGCGCACAGGCCGGCGACACCGAGCTCGGCGCCCGCAAGCCGCCGGTGTTCTGGGGGCGCGGCACGGCGGACGCGGTGATCTCGGCGGTGGCCGTCGACCGCACGCAGGCCTGGCTCCCCGGACACACGAGCCTCACCGAGCGCATCTACGAGGGCCTCGGCCACTCGGTGTCGCAGGCCGAGCTCGCCGACACCGTCGCGTTCCTGAACGAGCAGTACGCGTAG
- a CDS encoding GNAT family N-acetyltransferase: protein MHPSRPELRSERLLLRPIEAGDADAMQSYRGREDVTRYLLHEPLSPAATRARIAQSLERWGEYPAEWFSLSFAVELLEAAEGDEAGGEAIGDLRVWNLLPDGSAPASEEPSIFWLGYALHPDMQRRGYAREAAALLIGWLFEEHAASEVRAIAWAPNTASIGLLQKLGFRVFLELDAEQEPHPKKLPAVHLRIDAAEWASRAARAAPTPPAAPTESEES from the coding sequence ATGCACCCCAGCCGCCCCGAACTGCGCAGCGAGCGCCTGCTGCTCCGACCGATCGAGGCCGGCGACGCCGACGCGATGCAGAGCTACCGCGGCCGCGAGGACGTCACGCGCTACCTGCTGCACGAGCCGCTCAGCCCGGCCGCCACTCGGGCCAGGATCGCCCAGTCACTCGAGCGCTGGGGCGAGTACCCGGCCGAGTGGTTCAGCCTGAGCTTCGCCGTCGAGCTGCTCGAAGCGGCGGAGGGCGACGAGGCCGGCGGCGAGGCCATCGGCGATCTGCGCGTCTGGAACCTGCTGCCCGACGGCAGCGCCCCGGCATCCGAGGAGCCGTCGATCTTCTGGCTCGGCTACGCCCTCCACCCGGACATGCAGCGCAGGGGCTACGCCCGCGAGGCGGCCGCACTGCTGATCGGCTGGCTGTTCGAGGAGCATGCCGCCAGCGAGGTGCGGGCCATCGCCTGGGCGCCGAACACGGCGTCGATCGGGCTGCTCCAGAAGCTGGGGTTCCGCGTCTTCCTCGAGCTCGACGCCGAGCAGGAGCCGCACCCGAAGAAGCTCCCGGCCGTGCACCTGCGCATCGACGCGGCCGAGTGGGCGAGCCGGGCCGCCCGTGCCGCCCCGACCCCTCCCGCCGCTCCCACAGAATCAGAGGAATCATGA
- a CDS encoding LysR substrate-binding domain-containing protein, which translates to MTLKLGFVEGVTPTKWIGIWKERFADVGIVAFGMAESEQLAPLTADPETEATADVLLVRLPLDTPAGLELSVIPLYEEIAVVVVPKEHAIAKLDELTLAELAELAGPSSTGYAPGDPDLGIAMELIAAGVGVAIVPHSIARLHSRKDLVAKPVTDAASTRIAIAWPTERTTDDVEEFVGIVRGRTAQSSRGIAPETNANGKVLSRADKAKAAARALREASGKQKKPGEGKKKVAGNGHRPNPNPGRPHSNKKKGKRR; encoded by the coding sequence GTGACACTCAAGCTCGGCTTTGTTGAAGGGGTCACCCCCACCAAGTGGATCGGAATCTGGAAGGAACGATTCGCAGACGTCGGCATCGTCGCGTTCGGGATGGCCGAGAGCGAGCAGCTCGCCCCGTTGACCGCCGACCCCGAGACGGAGGCCACGGCCGACGTGCTGCTGGTGCGCCTGCCGCTGGACACCCCGGCCGGCCTCGAGCTCAGCGTCATCCCGCTCTATGAGGAGATCGCCGTCGTCGTCGTGCCCAAGGAGCACGCCATCGCCAAGCTCGACGAGCTCACCCTGGCCGAACTGGCCGAGCTGGCCGGGCCGAGCAGCACCGGCTACGCCCCCGGCGACCCCGACCTCGGCATCGCCATGGAGCTCATCGCGGCCGGCGTCGGCGTCGCGATCGTGCCGCACAGCATCGCCCGCCTGCACAGCCGCAAAGACCTCGTCGCCAAGCCGGTGACGGATGCCGCGTCGACCCGCATCGCGATCGCCTGGCCGACGGAGCGCACCACCGACGACGTCGAGGAGTTCGTCGGCATCGTGCGCGGCCGCACCGCGCAGAGCTCGCGCGGCATCGCCCCGGAGACGAACGCGAACGGCAAGGTGCTCAGCCGGGCGGACAAGGCCAAGGCGGCGGCGCGCGCGCTCCGCGAGGCGAGCGGCAAGCAGAAGAAGCCGGGCGAGGGCAAGAAGAAGGTCGCCGGAAACGGTCACCGGCCGAACCCGAACCCCGGCCGCCCGCACTCGAACAAGAAGAAGGGCAAGCGTCGATGA
- a CDS encoding dihydrofolate reductase family protein — protein sequence MATLIYQSFCSLDGFTADAHGNLDYSDPDVEVSRFVNESLRPIRSYLFGRRMYEAMRVWDSAETLAELPDYQQEYVAIWQAADKTVYSRTLTEPVGPRTRVERSFEVPAIRELKETSPHDILVGGATLAGYALRAGLVDEIRMLVAPALLGGGLRMFPDSVHGSLELIDERRFDGGVVYVAYAVTR from the coding sequence TGATCTACCAGAGCTTTTGCTCGCTGGACGGGTTCACCGCCGACGCGCACGGGAACCTCGACTACTCGGACCCGGATGTCGAGGTGAGCCGGTTCGTGAACGAGTCCCTGCGCCCGATCCGCAGCTACCTCTTCGGCCGGCGCATGTACGAGGCGATGAGGGTGTGGGACTCCGCGGAGACGCTCGCGGAGCTGCCCGACTACCAGCAGGAGTACGTCGCAATCTGGCAGGCCGCAGACAAGACCGTGTACTCGCGCACGCTGACGGAACCGGTCGGGCCACGCACCCGCGTCGAGCGCAGCTTCGAGGTGCCCGCCATCCGGGAGCTGAAGGAGACGTCCCCGCACGACATCCTCGTGGGCGGGGCGACGCTCGCCGGGTACGCCCTGCGGGCGGGCCTCGTCGACGAGATTCGGATGCTGGTCGCGCCGGCCCTGCTGGGCGGCGGGCTGCGCATGTTCCCGGATTCCGTGCACGGCAGTCTCGAGCTGATCGACGAGCGCCGGTTCGACGGCGGGGTCGTCTACGTCGCCTACGCCGTCACCCGCTGA
- a CDS encoding thermonuclease family protein — MTSSTSRRSRRRVNPWLRLLVPIVLVLAATAAIWGPKIGWFGLGDAGPGGGSSTELLPGQGTEPGTAPEGNPAPDASPARPAEAVPVTVDYVHDGDTLFVYPEDPSADRIKVRLLGVDTPEVGENAECFGAEATEALRALLPEGATAWTLSDVNPRDRYDRSLLLMWTDDGRFVNNELLLSGAATVLQIDPNRAHTELFRSSEASAQAGGAGLWGAC, encoded by the coding sequence GTGACCTCCTCGACCTCCCGCCGCTCCCGCCGTCGCGTCAACCCGTGGCTGCGCCTGCTCGTGCCGATCGTGCTCGTGCTCGCCGCGACCGCCGCGATCTGGGGGCCGAAGATCGGCTGGTTCGGGCTCGGCGACGCCGGCCCGGGCGGCGGATCCAGCACGGAGCTCCTCCCCGGGCAGGGAACTGAGCCGGGCACCGCACCCGAGGGCAACCCCGCCCCCGACGCCTCACCGGCCCGCCCGGCCGAGGCCGTGCCGGTCACCGTCGACTACGTGCACGACGGCGACACCCTCTTCGTCTACCCGGAGGACCCGAGCGCCGACCGCATCAAGGTGCGCCTGCTCGGCGTCGACACCCCAGAGGTCGGCGAGAACGCCGAGTGTTTCGGGGCCGAGGCCACCGAGGCGCTGCGCGCGCTGCTGCCGGAGGGCGCCACCGCCTGGACGCTCAGCGACGTGAACCCGCGCGACAGGTACGACCGCAGCCTGCTGCTGATGTGGACGGACGACGGCCGCTTCGTCAACAACGAGCTGCTGCTTTCCGGCGCCGCAACCGTGCTGCAGATCGACCCGAACCGGGCGCACACCGAGCTGTTCCGCTCCAGCGAGGCGAGCGCCCAGGCGGGCGGCGCCGGCCTCT
- a CDS encoding glutamine amidotransferase, which translates to MSRKRPFLFLSARPEDDAVGPEYQAMLTATGLEAGELQHHRLDLEPLPPLPLEGYSGVIVGGSPFNVTSDPASKSETQRRVENELSLLADWAVDAGLPALFTCYGIGLLTERQGGVVGTEYGEEAGPVTVTLTAEGRDDPLLAGLNPSFTALTGHKEATSVLPESATLLATSDSCPVQIYRVGSSVYATQFHPEVLPQDFIARAHVYREHGYFPAHELEDVVARLAASVVTEPALIMSRFVQRFARPAA; encoded by the coding sequence ATGAGCCGGAAACGGCCATTCCTCTTCCTCTCCGCCCGACCGGAGGACGACGCCGTCGGCCCCGAGTACCAGGCCATGCTCACCGCCACCGGGCTCGAGGCCGGCGAGCTGCAGCACCACCGGCTCGACCTCGAGCCGCTGCCGCCGCTTCCGCTGGAGGGGTACTCCGGCGTGATCGTCGGCGGCAGCCCGTTCAACGTCACGAGCGATCCGGCGAGCAAGTCGGAGACGCAGCGGCGGGTCGAGAACGAGCTGTCGCTGCTGGCCGACTGGGCGGTCGACGCCGGGCTGCCCGCACTGTTCACCTGTTACGGCATCGGCCTGCTCACCGAGCGTCAGGGCGGCGTCGTCGGCACCGAGTACGGCGAGGAGGCCGGCCCGGTCACCGTCACGCTGACCGCGGAAGGCCGGGACGACCCGCTGCTGGCCGGGCTCAACCCCAGCTTCACGGCGCTCACCGGCCACAAGGAGGCGACCAGCGTGCTGCCGGAGTCGGCCACGCTGCTCGCCACGAGCGACTCCTGCCCGGTGCAGATCTACCGCGTCGGCAGCTCCGTCTACGCCACCCAGTTCCACCCGGAGGTGCTGCCGCAGGACTTCATCGCCCGCGCCCACGTGTACCGGGAGCACGGCTACTTCCCCGCGCACGAGCTCGAGGACGTCGTCGCGCGACTGGCGGCATCCGTCGTCACCGAGCCGGCGCTGATCATGAGCCGCTTCGTGCAGCGCTTCGCCCGGCCGGCCGCGTAG
- a CDS encoding NUDIX hydrolase family protein, translating to MSVRTPDPDPEWTPDSDPPGPVESVTPGWLSDIELAEIRGRLPLLYVEAVPVRVDGLGQVTELGVLLRATAVGEMTRTLVSGRVMYGETVRDALFRHLEKDLGPMAFPQLPLSPVPFTVAEYFPMPGLSAFHDDRQHAVSLVFVVPVTGTCEPRQDALEITWMTPEEASSAGVGAEMEGGRGVLLRQALASVGALR from the coding sequence ATGAGCGTGCGCACCCCCGACCCCGACCCGGAGTGGACCCCGGATTCCGATCCGCCCGGCCCCGTGGAGAGTGTGACCCCGGGCTGGCTGAGCGACATCGAGCTCGCCGAGATCCGCGGCCGGCTGCCGCTGCTCTACGTCGAGGCCGTGCCGGTGCGGGTGGACGGGCTCGGCCAGGTGACCGAGCTCGGCGTGCTGCTGCGGGCGACCGCGGTCGGCGAGATGACCCGCACCCTCGTCTCCGGCCGGGTGATGTACGGCGAGACGGTGCGCGACGCGCTGTTCCGGCACCTCGAGAAGGACCTCGGGCCGATGGCGTTCCCGCAGCTGCCGCTCAGCCCGGTGCCGTTCACCGTGGCCGAGTACTTCCCGATGCCCGGTCTCTCCGCCTTCCACGACGACCGGCAGCACGCCGTCTCGCTCGTCTTCGTCGTGCCCGTGACGGGCACCTGCGAACCGCGGCAGGATGCGCTCGAGATCACGTGGATGACGCCGGAGGAGGCGTCATCGGCCGGCGTCGGCGCCGAGATGGAGGGCGGCCGCGGGGTGCTGCTGCGCCAGGCGCTCGCCTCGGTCGGCGCGCTCCGCTAG
- a CDS encoding DUF5997 family protein yields MKAETAAKKLGILLSAAPESFTAEPISREQLDAILADPPAWLVELRANGPHPRPVVAARLGVSISGLIRAEVTEPLTTAEIKHLLETKPQWLVVERATQHEVREEQIRVKNAQAGKEALAKEAQKSAKK; encoded by the coding sequence ATGAAGGCCGAGACGGCCGCCAAGAAACTGGGCATCCTGCTCAGCGCGGCCCCCGAATCCTTCACCGCCGAGCCGATCAGCCGCGAGCAGCTCGACGCCATCCTGGCCGACCCGCCCGCCTGGCTCGTCGAGCTGCGCGCCAACGGCCCGCACCCGCGCCCCGTCGTCGCCGCCCGATTGGGCGTGTCGATCTCCGGACTGATCCGCGCCGAGGTGACCGAGCCGCTGACCACCGCCGAGATCAAGCACCTGCTCGAGACCAAGCCGCAGTGGCTCGTCGTCGAGCGCGCCACCCAGCACGAGGTGCGCGAGGAGCAGATCCGCGTCAAGAACGCCCAGGCCGGCAAGGAAGCGCTGGCCAAGGAGGCGCAGAAGAGCGCCAAGAAGTAA